A single window of Sphingobacteriales bacterium DNA harbors:
- a CDS encoding response regulator transcription factor: MTKRKRNNFDDNLELMEQNYLDVKKFKILVIDKDKESVAHNIARFKNSEYKFIECYKSKDIYNALKKEQFDLVLLEVDLPDLDGVELCYELKNDVLYKKIPIVFLAERHDDYTQIAAYDAGCDDFIAKSSKSRLLVAKVKVILNRIYEYRDDKQISIKKYGNLEIDEDQVMVYKKGVPLKLSKKEFQLILLLTSKPGKVFRRTFILTKVWGEDIIVGDRNIDTHIKKLRKKIGKDHIQTVRGIGYKFQV, encoded by the coding sequence ATGACAAAGAGAAAACGGAATAACTTTGACGATAACTTGGAGCTTATGGAGCAAAATTATTTAGATGTAAAGAAGTTTAAGATACTTGTCATTGATAAAGATAAAGAAAGTGTAGCGCACAATATTGCAAGATTTAAAAATTCTGAATACAAATTTATTGAGTGTTATAAATCAAAAGATATATACAATGCCTTGAAAAAAGAACAATTTGATTTGGTATTGTTAGAAGTTGATTTGCCAGATTTAGATGGTGTTGAATTATGCTACGAACTTAAAAATGATGTATTGTACAAAAAAATACCAATTGTTTTTTTAGCAGAACGCCACGATGACTATACACAAATTGCAGCATACGATGCAGGTTGCGATGATTTTATTGCAAAATCTTCAAAGTCTAGATTGTTGGTAGCAAAAGTAAAAGTAATATTGAATAGAATTTATGAGTATCGTGATGATAAACAAATATCAATAAAAAAATATGGAAATCTTGAAATAGATGAAGACCAAGTAATGGTATACAAAAAAGGTGTTCCACTAAAATTATCAAAAAAAGAATTCCAGCTTATTTTATTATTGACATCAAAACCAGGAAAAGTATTTAGAAGAACATTTATACTTACAAAAGTTTGGGGCGAAGATATTATTGTTGGAGATAGAAATATTGATACACATATCAAAAAATTAAGAAAGAAAATAGGCAAAGATCATATACAAACTGTACGTGGTATTGGCTATAAATTTCAAGTCTAA